From a region of the Daphnia pulicaria isolate SC F1-1A chromosome 1, SC_F0-13Bv2, whole genome shotgun sequence genome:
- the LOC124315498 gene encoding serine-aspartate repeat-containing protein I-like isoform X2, translating into MNVLFSLKSFLVVITIAVCWASPMPRTRNAETKADCPSIAIPCWTLGGKCYCFSTDTTFPNRVNWNSANTYCRGEGMTLASLDTQQEDQIISDHIKGVTNPELNNDYYWTSGRYSQEGNNRWEWATTEPYEPMTYTNWYPGYPNNSQPGSSAYVNYNFERGLWFNVNNPSSTYILFICESNGSTGTTTIKTTTSTDAPTDGPTDAPTDAPTDAPTDAPTDAPTDAPTDAPTDAPTDAPTDDPTDAPTDAPTDAPTDAPTDAPTEAPTDAPTDAPTDAPTDAPTDAPTDAPTDAPTDAPTDAPTDAPTDAPTDAPTDAPTDAQTDAPTDAPTDAPTDAPTDAPTDAPTDAPTDAPTEAPTDAPTDAPTDAPTDAPTDAPTDAPTDAPTDAPTDAPTDALSYRRYKIRSGPLTTE; encoded by the exons ATGaacgttttattttctctcaagTCATTCTTGGTGGTTATCACCATTGCCGTCTGCTGGGCCAGCCCAATGCCCAGAACGAGAAATGCTGAAACAAAAG cCGATTGCCCCAGTATTGCCATTCCCTGTTGGACACTGGGAGGGAAATGTTACTGCTTCTCCACCGATACC acttttccgAACCGAGTTAACTGGAACAGTGCGAATACATACTGCAGAGGAGAAGGCATGACACTTGCCAGTCTTGATACTCAACAAGAGGACCAGATCATCTCCGATCACATAAAAGGAGTCACTAATCCAG AACTGAATAACGACTATTACTGGACTTCTGGAAGATATTCACAAGAAGGTAATAACAGGTGGGAATGGGCCACTACGGAACCATACGAGCCAATGACTTACACTAACTGGTACCCGGGGTATCCAAATAACAGCCAACCTGGAAGTTCTGCCTACGTGAATTACAACTTCGAAAGGGGATTGTGGTTCAATGTAAACAACCCATCTTCCACCTATATTCTATTTATATGCGAATCAAATGGTAGCACAGGAACCACTACAATCAAGACTACGACTAGCACG GACGCCCCAACGGACGGCCCAACGGACGCTCCTACAGACGCTCCTACAGACGCCCCGACGGACGCTCCTACCGACGCCCCTACGGACGCCCCAACCGATGCCCCAACCGACGCTCCTACGGACGCCCCAACAGACGACCCTACGGACGCCCCAACCGACGCTCCTACCGACGCTCCTACCGACGCTCCTACGGATGCCCCAACCGAAGCCCCTACGGACGCCCCAACGGACGCTCCTACCGACGCCCCTACGGACGCCCCAACCGACGCTCCTACCGACGCTCCTACGGACGCCCCAACCGATGCCCCAACGGACGCCCCAACGGACGCCCCAACGGACGCCCCAACGGACGCTCCTACAGACGCCCCAACCGACGCCCAAACGGACGCCCCAACGGACGCTCCTACCGACGCCCCAACCGATGCCCCAACGGACGCTCCTACCGACGCTCCTACAGACGCTCCTACGGATGCCCCAACCGAAGCCCCGACGGATGCCCCAACAGACGCCCCAACGGACGCCCCAACGGACGCTCCTACAGACGCCCCAACGGACGCTCCTACAGACGCTCCTACAGACGCCCCAACCGATGCTCCTACGGACGCCCTCAGCTACAGACGCTACAAAATACGCAGTGGGCCGTTAACAACGGAGTAG
- the LOC124315498 gene encoding serine-aspartate repeat-containing protein I-like isoform X1, which produces MNVLFSLKSFLVVITIAVCWASPMPRTRNAETKADCPSIAIPCWTLGGKCYCFSTDTTFPNRVNWNSANTYCRGEGMTLASLDTQQEDQIISDHIKGVTNPELNNDYYWTSGRYSQEGNNRWEWATTEPYEPMTYTNWYPGYPNNSQPGSSAYVNYNFERGLWFNVNNPSSTYILFICESNGSTGTTTIKTTTSTKAPTDAPTDAPTDAPTDAPTDGPTDAPTDAPTDAPTDAPTDAPTDAPTDAPTDAPTDAPTDDPTDAPTDAPTDAPTDAPTDAPTEAPTDAPTDAPTDAPTDAPTDAPTDAPTDAPTDAPTDAPTDAPTDAPTDAPTDAPTDAQTDAPTDAPTDAPTDAPTDAPTDAPTDAPTDAPTEAPTDAPTDAPTDAPTDAPTDAPTDAPTDAPTDAPTDAPTDALSYRRYKIRSGPLTTE; this is translated from the exons ATGaacgttttattttctctcaagTCATTCTTGGTGGTTATCACCATTGCCGTCTGCTGGGCCAGCCCAATGCCCAGAACGAGAAATGCTGAAACAAAAG cCGATTGCCCCAGTATTGCCATTCCCTGTTGGACACTGGGAGGGAAATGTTACTGCTTCTCCACCGATACC acttttccgAACCGAGTTAACTGGAACAGTGCGAATACATACTGCAGAGGAGAAGGCATGACACTTGCCAGTCTTGATACTCAACAAGAGGACCAGATCATCTCCGATCACATAAAAGGAGTCACTAATCCAG AACTGAATAACGACTATTACTGGACTTCTGGAAGATATTCACAAGAAGGTAATAACAGGTGGGAATGGGCCACTACGGAACCATACGAGCCAATGACTTACACTAACTGGTACCCGGGGTATCCAAATAACAGCCAACCTGGAAGTTCTGCCTACGTGAATTACAACTTCGAAAGGGGATTGTGGTTCAATGTAAACAACCCATCTTCCACCTATATTCTATTTATATGCGAATCAAATGGTAGCACAGGAACCACTACAATCAAGACTACGACTAGCACGAAGGCCCCAACGGACGCCCCAACGGACGCCCCAACGGACGCTCCTACCGACGCCCCAACGGACGGCCCAACGGACGCTCCTACAGACGCTCCTACAGACGCCCCGACGGACGCTCCTACCGACGCCCCTACGGACGCCCCAACCGATGCCCCAACCGACGCTCCTACGGACGCCCCAACAGACGACCCTACGGACGCCCCAACCGACGCTCCTACCGACGCTCCTACCGACGCTCCTACGGATGCCCCAACCGAAGCCCCTACGGACGCCCCAACGGACGCTCCTACCGACGCCCCTACGGACGCCCCAACCGACGCTCCTACCGACGCTCCTACGGACGCCCCAACCGATGCCCCAACGGACGCCCCAACGGACGCCCCAACGGACGCCCCAACGGACGCTCCTACAGACGCCCCAACCGACGCCCAAACGGACGCCCCAACGGACGCTCCTACCGACGCCCCAACCGATGCCCCAACGGACGCTCCTACCGACGCTCCTACAGACGCTCCTACGGATGCCCCAACCGAAGCCCCGACGGATGCCCCAACAGACGCCCCAACGGACGCCCCAACGGACGCTCCTACAGACGCCCCAACGGACGCTCCTACAGACGCTCCTACAGACGCCCCAACCGATGCTCCTACGGACGCCCTCAGCTACAGACGCTACAAAATACGCAGTGGGCCGTTAACAACGGAGTAG